The Streptomyces seoulensis genome contains a region encoding:
- a CDS encoding DEAD/DEAH box helicase — MPRRSQKPNRGSSSSRPTSSPQAPQEFRLPESTTPALPAVAEFADLDMPAALLKTLTAQGVTTPFPIQGATLPNSLAGRDLLGRGRTGSGKTLAFGLALLARTAGLRAEPKAPLSLILVPTRELAQQVTDALTPYATAVNLRMATVVGGLSITKQAATLRRGAEVLVASPGRLNDLVERGDCVLSDVRITVLDEADQMTDMGFLPQITRLIQQVRPDGQRMLFSATLDKNIDRLVQRFLTDPVVHSVDPSAGAVTTMEHHVLHLQDETDKKAVTTRIAARDGRVILFLDTKRSADRLAKRLLSVGVRAAALHGGRSQPQRNRALDQFKTGEITALVATNVAARGIHIDDLDLVVNVDPPTDHKDYLHRGGRTARAGGSGSVVTLVLPEQKREVNQLMSAAGIRPKTARVTSSAPELVTITGAREPSGVAVVIAAPEPTQPKASRPARRSGAGSDGGGRSGRRRRPGGAAAEATGGQGRKPEGRSKPGASATSGGTASSGGRGTGRRTSAEGAKAGGASGRRTAAGGAAPGKGAAARGSGRRAPGERAAGTGGSDRRGGRRPAAS; from the coding sequence ATGCCCCGCAGGTCCCAGAAGCCGAACCGCGGCTCGTCCTCGTCCCGGCCCACGTCGTCCCCCCAGGCACCCCAGGAATTCCGCCTGCCGGAGAGCACGACGCCCGCACTGCCCGCCGTCGCGGAATTCGCCGACCTCGACATGCCCGCGGCACTGCTGAAGACCCTCACCGCGCAAGGGGTCACCACCCCCTTCCCCATCCAGGGCGCCACGCTGCCGAACTCGCTGGCGGGCCGTGATCTCCTGGGCCGCGGCCGCACCGGTTCCGGCAAGACCCTCGCCTTCGGTCTCGCCCTCCTGGCCCGCACGGCGGGACTGCGCGCCGAGCCGAAGGCCCCCCTCTCCCTCATCCTGGTGCCCACCCGCGAGCTGGCCCAGCAGGTGACCGACGCGCTGACCCCGTACGCGACGGCGGTCAACCTCCGGATGGCCACCGTGGTCGGCGGTCTGTCGATCACCAAGCAGGCCGCCACGCTCCGGCGCGGCGCCGAGGTGCTGGTGGCGAGCCCCGGCCGGCTGAACGACCTGGTGGAGCGCGGGGACTGCGTGCTGAGCGACGTCCGCATCACGGTGCTGGACGAGGCCGACCAGATGACGGACATGGGCTTCCTGCCGCAGATCACCAGGCTGATCCAGCAGGTGCGGCCCGACGGCCAGCGGATGCTGTTCTCGGCCACGCTGGACAAGAACATCGACCGTCTGGTGCAGCGCTTCCTGACCGACCCCGTGGTGCACTCGGTGGACCCGTCCGCCGGCGCGGTCACCACGATGGAGCACCATGTGCTCCACCTCCAGGACGAGACCGACAAGAAGGCCGTCACCACCCGTATCGCGGCCCGTGACGGCCGGGTCATCCTGTTCCTGGACACCAAGCGCTCCGCCGACCGGCTCGCCAAGCGCCTGCTGTCGGTCGGGGTCCGCGCCGCCGCCCTGCACGGCGGCCGCTCCCAGCCGCAGCGCAACCGCGCCCTGGACCAGTTCAAGACCGGCGAGATCACCGCGCTCGTGGCGACGAACGTCGCCGCGCGCGGCATACACATCGACGACCTCGACCTCGTCGTGAACGTCGACCCGCCGACCGACCACAAGGACTACCTCCACCGCGGCGGCCGCACCGCCCGCGCCGGTGGTTCCGGCAGCGTGGTCACGCTGGTGCTGCCCGAGCAGAAGCGGGAGGTGAACCAGCTCATGTCGGCCGCCGGCATCCGCCCGAAGACGGCACGTGTCACCTCCAGCGCCCCGGAGCTGGTCACCATCACCGGTGCCCGCGAGCCCTCCGGTGTGGCCGTCGTCATCGCGGCCCCGGAGCCGACGCAGCCGAAGGCGTCGCGTCCGGCCCGCCGGTCCGGTGCCGGGTCGGACGGCGGTGGCCGATCCGGCCGCCGGCGCCGTCCGGGCGGCGCCGCCGCCGAGGCCACGGGCGGCCAGGGCCGCAAGCCCGAGGGCCGCTCCAAGCCGGGCGCCTCCGCGACGAGCGGTGGCACCGCTTCGTCCGGCGGGCGCGGTACGGGCCGCCGCACGAGCGCGGAAGGCGCCAAGGCCGGCGGCGCGTCCGGCCGCCGTACCGCCGCCGGCGGCGCGGCTCCCGGCAAGGGGGCCGCAGCCCGTGGCAGCGGTCGCAGGGCGCCCGGCGAGCGGGCGGCGGGCACCGGCGGCTCCGACCGCCGCGGCGGCCGCCGACCCGCCGCGAGCTGA